In Thermodesulfovibrio aggregans, the following proteins share a genomic window:
- the nuoI gene encoding NADH-quinone oxidoreductase subunit NuoI produces the protein MINILLKKLLFIDLIKGMLITFKTIFTQPVTIRYPKEKRPLESGFRGRHAFVRDTETGKERCVACTKCAQVCPSQCIYIDYSINNETGARVLTKYEIDALRCIFCGYCEEVCPVNAIVLTEFYEYASYDRKSNYFDRESLLQNWDEFMRQYDGEDYLNKFWYLPGINRNRLPFGKRQPKRVLKISNFKNEEESQ, from the coding sequence ATGATTAACATACTACTGAAAAAACTCCTTTTCATTGACCTCATAAAGGGAATGCTCATAACCTTCAAAACTATCTTTACTCAGCCTGTGACAATTCGCTATCCAAAGGAAAAAAGACCCCTCGAGTCAGGTTTTAGAGGAAGGCATGCCTTTGTTCGCGATACTGAAACAGGAAAAGAAAGATGCGTTGCCTGTACCAAATGTGCACAGGTCTGCCCGAGCCAGTGTATTTACATTGATTATTCAATCAACAATGAGACAGGCGCAAGAGTACTCACTAAGTATGAGATAGATGCATTGAGATGCATTTTCTGTGGATATTGCGAGGAAGTATGCCCGGTAAATGCCATTGTTCTTACCGAGTTTTATGAATATGCTTCCTATGACAGAAAAAGCAACTACTTTGATAGAGAGAGCCTGCTACAAAACTGGGATGAATTCATGAGACAGTATGATGGAGAAGATTATCTCAACAAGTTCTGGTATTTACCTGGTATTAATCGCAATAGACTTCCATTTGGTAAGAGGCAGCCAAAGAGAGTATTAAAAATATCAAATTTTAAAAATGAAGAGGAGTCGCAATGA
- a CDS encoding NADH-quinone oxidoreductase subunit D, with translation MGQLEIERVGETTFVLQMGPHHPATHGVLKLVCEFEGERVVKITPDVGYLHRGVEKLSESKTYAGAMTLTDRLDYISSMTNNIGYCVAVERLMGIEPPPRAKFIRTMVAELTRLSSHLLWLATHALDIGAMTVFLYAFREREQILQFFEKICGARLTVSYPRIGGVRVDIRENVLDEIYRFMETMLKRVDEYETLLTENRIWIARTKGIGVITAQEAVSLGLTGPALRGSGVYYDIRKLIPYDAYSEVDFEVPLGENGDTYDRYLCRIREMRQSALIVKQCIEKMPAGEIISEQSPDIDMAFQGKRKIVADDSLLSGFIKFIDEKQEIMPKGEIYSAIEAPKGELGFYIISDGSGRPYRMRVRAPSFIHISAIPELCEGHLLADVIAIIGTLDIVMGEADR, from the coding sequence ATGGGGCAGCTGGAAATAGAGAGAGTAGGTGAGACAACTTTTGTTCTTCAGATGGGCCCCCATCATCCGGCAACTCACGGAGTTCTCAAGCTTGTCTGTGAGTTTGAAGGTGAGAGGGTTGTGAAGATAACTCCTGATGTTGGTTATCTACACAGAGGAGTTGAGAAACTCTCTGAAAGCAAAACCTACGCCGGTGCAATGACCCTCACTGACAGACTTGATTACATCTCAAGCATGACCAATAACATTGGTTACTGTGTTGCTGTTGAAAGACTAATGGGAATAGAACCGCCTCCAAGAGCGAAATTTATAAGAACAATGGTTGCAGAGCTCACAAGACTTAGCAGTCATCTGCTTTGGCTTGCAACCCATGCACTTGACATTGGTGCAATGACAGTTTTTCTCTATGCTTTCAGGGAAAGAGAACAGATTCTACAGTTTTTTGAGAAAATATGTGGTGCCCGTCTTACAGTTAGTTATCCAAGAATTGGTGGTGTAAGAGTTGATATAAGGGAGAATGTGCTTGATGAGATATACCGGTTTATGGAAACAATGCTTAAAAGAGTTGATGAGTATGAAACACTTTTAACTGAAAATCGGATATGGATTGCAAGAACAAAAGGAATTGGAGTAATAACTGCCCAAGAGGCAGTGTCTTTGGGACTTACAGGTCCTGCTCTTCGTGGTTCAGGTGTTTACTATGATATAAGAAAATTAATCCCCTATGATGCCTACTCTGAAGTGGATTTTGAAGTTCCTCTCGGTGAAAATGGAGATACCTATGATAGATACCTCTGTAGAATTCGTGAGATGAGGCAGTCAGCTCTTATTGTAAAGCAGTGTATTGAAAAAATGCCTGCAGGAGAGATTATATCAGAACAATCGCCCGATATTGATATGGCTTTTCAGGGCAAGAGAAAGATTGTAGCCGATGACTCTCTTTTGAGCGGTTTTATCAAGTTTATCGACGAAAAGCAGGAGATAATGCCAAAAGGAGAAATCTATTCAGCCATAGAAGCCCCTAAAGGTGAGCTTGGCTTTTATATAATAAGTGATGGTTCAGGAAGACCGTACAGAATGCGCGTTAGAGCTCCCTCTTTCATCCATATTTCAGCAATTCCAGAACTATGTGAAGGACATCTGCTTGCCGATGTTATTGCAATTATCGGAACTCTTGATATTGTTATGGGAGAGGCTGACAGATGA
- a CDS encoding NADH-quinone oxidoreductase subunit B encodes MPLYTDKEELIEVEEGTKIIRGSNVIVTTLDKIVNWGRSNSLWPLTFGLACCAIEMMAAGASHLDLDRFGILFRASPRQADVIIIAGTVTYKMAPIVKRVYDQMPEPKYVVAMGSCACTGGIFNTYSTVQGADQFLPVDVYVPGCPPRPEALMYGLLKLKEKIMKEQGRWGSWK; translated from the coding sequence ATGCCTCTTTATACTGATAAAGAAGAACTCATAGAAGTAGAGGAAGGAACTAAGATTATCAGGGGTAGTAATGTCATAGTTACTACCCTTGATAAAATTGTAAACTGGGGTAGGTCTAACTCACTCTGGCCCCTTACTTTTGGACTCGCCTGCTGTGCCATAGAGATGATGGCAGCAGGTGCATCCCATCTGGATCTTGACAGATTTGGAATTTTGTTTAGAGCTTCGCCCCGTCAGGCAGATGTAATAATCATTGCAGGAACTGTCACATACAAAATGGCGCCAATTGTAAAAAGAGTCTATGATCAGATGCCTGAACCAAAGTATGTTGTTGCCATGGGAAGTTGTGCTTGCACAGGAGGAATTTTTAACACCTACAGCACAGTTCAGGGAGCAGATCAGTTTTTACCTGTAGATGTTTATGTTCCTGGATGTCCACCAAGGCCAGAAGCTCTGATGTATGGATTACTTAAACTAAAAGAAAAAATTATGAAGGAGCAGGGTAGATGGGGCAGCTGGAAATAG
- a CDS encoding transposase encodes MFLASKRHSFSSFFLRXYLRKKDEKECLFEAKKIYSAENLREAKRNFQLWESKWGRLYPKAVECIRKNWEQLTAFYKTPKSLWKKLRTTNIIERAFREVRRRTRTMSCFNNVESIERIIFAVISHLNEKWRNTPIYEFTQNY; translated from the coding sequence ATTTTCTTAGCTTCAAAAAGACATTCCTTTTCATCTTTCTTTCTAAGATANTATCTTAGAAAGAAAGATGAAAAGGAATGTCTTTTTGAAGCTAAGAAAATATATAGTGCAGAGAATTTAAGAGAGGCAAAGAGAAACTTTCAGTTATGGGAGAGCAAGTGGGGTAGACTTTATCCTAAAGCAGTAGAGTGTATAAGGAAGAACTGGGAGCAATTGACAGCTTTTTACAAGACTCCGAAGAGTTTATGGAAGAAGTTAAGAACAACAAACATAATAGAGAGGGCATTTAGGGAAGTAAGGCGAAGAACGAGAACTATGAGTTGTTTTAATAATGTTGAAAGTATTGAAAGAATAATTTTTGCAGTGATAAGCCATTTAAACGAAAAATGGAGGAATACACCTATTTATGAATTTACACAAAATTATTGA
- a CDS encoding transposase, with the protein MFLASKRHSFSSFFLRXYLRKKDEKECLFEAKKIYSAENLREAKRNFQLWESKWGRLYPKAVECIRKNWEQLTAFYKTPKSLWKKLRTTNIIERAFREVRRRTRSMSSSLSV; encoded by the coding sequence ATTTTCTTAGCTTCAAAAAGACATTCCTTTTCATCTTTCTTTCTAAGATANTATCTTAGAAAGAAAGATGAAAAGGAATGTCTTTTTGAAGCTAAGAAAATATATAGTGCAGAGAATTTAAGAGAGGCAAAGAGAAACTTTCAGTTATGGGAGAGCAAGTGGGGTAGACTTTATCCTAAAGCAGTAGAGTGTATAAGGAAGAACTGGGAGCAATTGACAGCTTTTTACAAGACTCCGAAGAGTTTATGGAAGAAGTTAAGAACAACAAACATAATAGAGAGGGCATTTAGGGAAGTAAGGCGAAGAACGAGATCTATGAGTTCTTCTTTATCAGTATAA
- a CDS encoding transposase, protein MKEKPLTNLRLPDLWKEFNSNFNESFWEEFEQKMKLMKKKFIELALQEEITALTGAQKYERTPERVYRRNGYWKRYIILKLAKL, encoded by the coding sequence ATGAAAGAAAAACCTTTAACTAATTTAAGATTACCAGATTTATGGAAAGAATTCAACAGTAATTTTAATGAATCTTTCTGGGAAGAATTTGAACAAAAAATGAAGTTAATGAAGAAAAAGTTTATTGAATTAGCATTACAAGAGGAGATAACAGCACTTACAGGGGCTCAAAAATATGAAAGAACCCCAGAGAGAGTTTACCGTAGGAATGGATACTGGAAGAGATACATAATCCTGAAACTGGCAAAGTTGTAA
- a CDS encoding 4Fe-4S dicluster domain-containing protein, whose protein sequence is MSIYYIYQDHDRCIGCYACEVHCKTKNELPVGPRLCRIIETEIKLIGGIPRQRFVFMPCFHCEDPWCVKACPTGAMQKRSKDGIVFVEQSLCVGCKSCITACPWGVPQWNPETGKVVKCDYCKDRVDQGLKPACVTKCTTKALRFVTADEASKLKREKFVRVV, encoded by the coding sequence ATGAGCATTTATTACATATATCAGGACCATGACCGCTGTATTGGTTGCTATGCCTGTGAAGTTCACTGTAAAACTAAAAATGAGCTTCCTGTTGGTCCGCGACTCTGTAGAATTATTGAGACCGAGATAAAACTCATAGGTGGAATACCCCGCCAGAGATTTGTATTCATGCCCTGTTTTCACTGTGAGGATCCCTGGTGTGTAAAAGCCTGTCCAACAGGTGCGATGCAGAAACGCTCAAAGGATGGAATAGTCTTTGTTGAGCAGTCTCTTTGTGTGGGATGCAAATCCTGTATTACAGCCTGTCCATGGGGAGTTCCACAGTGGAATCCTGAAACTGGCAAAGTTGTAAAATGTGATTACTGCAAAGACAGAGTTGATCAGGGACTAAAGCCAGCCTGTGTAACAAAGTGCACAACAAAGGCTTTAAGATTTGTTACAGCCGATGAAGCCTCAAAACTTAAGAGAGAAAAATTCGTAAGGGTAGTGTAA
- a CDS encoding molybdopterin-containing oxidoreductase family protein — protein sequence MKNSVFSNCGMCSVRCPIRVETTDGRVTWIEGNPNIPGMEGSLCARGSAGIALLYDFERPQYPMIRTGPRGSGQFKRVSWDEAFSFIAEKVKDLQSKYGKKTVALVDRGAGLFGEIQRLIVRGMGSPNYFNHDDFCRKNVDLAYQTLLGYGRPEVGYDWTNTNHIVLYGRNAIEALGVREVNNIVKALENGAKLTYIDVRASKTATKATKYLQIRPGTDYALNLALINVILKENLFDRDFVDRFVTGLPELENFIKPYTAEWAEKETGIPAHEIVSLARQLGADKPRVILYPGWFAARYMDAFYFARSVIILNALLGSIEQKGGLILAKSPKEVGAKGLNSLLERIPAPEEKRVEAEEGKGFLYDGAGHILHLFRAIKTGQPYSVKALFVVRYDPFAGITLKDIEEILNGLELLVTIDTNYSATSWYADVILPESTYLERDDIIGMQRGAKPAFVMRRRAVNPIYDTKGRWEIVKGILSAYGAGEYLPFETIEELWNYQLEGTGVKIEDFNKTGQVALCKDAKIYSRDELKFKTPSGKIEILSGKMAERDVPYFLDPITPAKPNTDEGEFRLVFGRMAVHTHVQTHNNKYLNEIVPENELWINSEVAKKLGIKNGDIVEVSSEDFSGKIKAKVTPFIHPEAVFMYRGFENEVPWKTRSYGKGLNEGRLLRGAFDRMAHGSHTGALFENFVRVKKV from the coding sequence ATGAAAAACTCTGTATTCAGTAACTGTGGAATGTGTTCTGTTAGATGCCCCATTAGAGTTGAGACAACAGACGGAAGAGTTACCTGGATAGAGGGAAATCCTAACATCCCTGGCATGGAGGGAAGCCTCTGTGCCAGGGGCTCTGCAGGTATAGCTCTTCTCTATGACTTTGAAAGACCGCAGTATCCAATGATAAGAACAGGACCAAGAGGCTCAGGTCAGTTCAAGCGAGTCAGCTGGGACGAGGCATTTTCCTTTATCGCTGAAAAGGTAAAGGATCTTCAGTCTAAATATGGCAAAAAAACTGTTGCATTAGTTGACAGAGGTGCTGGACTTTTTGGTGAGATACAGAGACTCATCGTAAGAGGAATGGGTTCGCCAAATTACTTTAACCACGATGACTTTTGTCGCAAAAATGTTGATCTTGCCTATCAGACCCTACTTGGTTACGGAAGACCAGAAGTAGGTTATGACTGGACTAATACCAATCACATAGTGCTTTATGGAAGAAATGCCATCGAAGCTCTTGGTGTAAGGGAAGTAAACAATATTGTAAAGGCACTTGAAAATGGTGCAAAGCTTACCTACATAGATGTAAGAGCATCAAAGACAGCAACAAAGGCAACAAAGTATTTACAGATTAGACCCGGGACAGATTACGCTCTCAATCTTGCACTTATTAATGTAATACTCAAAGAAAATCTCTTTGACAGAGACTTTGTTGACCGCTTTGTAACAGGCTTACCAGAGCTTGAAAACTTTATTAAACCCTATACAGCTGAGTGGGCTGAAAAGGAAACCGGAATCCCTGCCCATGAGATTGTATCTCTCGCAAGACAGCTCGGCGCAGACAAACCTCGGGTTATTCTTTATCCAGGTTGGTTTGCTGCAAGATATATGGATGCCTTCTATTTTGCCCGCTCTGTAATAATTCTAAACGCACTTCTTGGTAGCATTGAGCAAAAGGGTGGATTAATCTTAGCCAAATCACCAAAAGAGGTTGGAGCAAAGGGACTTAATAGCCTTCTTGAGAGAATTCCAGCACCGGAGGAAAAAAGAGTCGAAGCTGAGGAAGGGAAAGGATTCCTCTATGATGGCGCAGGACATATACTTCATCTATTCCGAGCAATTAAAACAGGTCAGCCCTATTCAGTGAAAGCTCTATTTGTTGTAAGATATGACCCATTTGCTGGAATTACCCTTAAAGATATTGAAGAAATCCTTAATGGGCTTGAACTTTTGGTTACGATTGATACAAACTACTCTGCTACTTCATGGTATGCCGATGTAATTCTTCCTGAGTCAACCTATCTTGAAAGAGACGACATAATAGGAATGCAGAGAGGTGCAAAACCTGCCTTTGTTATGAGAAGAAGGGCAGTAAATCCAATTTACGACACAAAGGGCAGATGGGAAATTGTAAAGGGAATTCTTTCAGCCTATGGTGCAGGCGAATATCTGCCCTTTGAGACAATTGAAGAACTATGGAATTATCAACTTGAAGGAACAGGAGTTAAAATTGAGGATTTCAACAAAACCGGGCAGGTTGCACTCTGTAAAGATGCTAAAATCTACAGCCGTGATGAACTAAAATTTAAAACACCTTCTGGTAAGATAGAGATTCTCTCAGGCAAAATGGCAGAAAGAGATGTTCCCTATTTCCTTGACCCCATTACACCAGCTAAACCCAATACAGATGAAGGTGAGTTCAGGCTTGTATTTGGAAGAATGGCAGTTCACACTCATGTGCAGACCCACAATAACAAATATCTCAATGAAATTGTCCCTGAAAATGAACTATGGATAAACTCTGAAGTGGCAAAAAAACTTGGAATAAAAAATGGAGATATCGTCGAGGTTTCCTCAGAAGATTTCTCAGGGAAAATAAAGGCAAAGGTAACACCATTTATTCATCCTGAAGCAGTTTTCATGTATAGAGGCTTTGAAAATGAAGTCCCCTGGAAAACCCGTTCTTACGGTAAAGGACTGAATGAAGGAAGACTTCTCAGAGGTGCCTTTGACAGAATGGCTCATGGTAGTCACACAGGCGCACTCTTTGAAAACTTTGTTAGAGTGAAGAAGGTATAG
- a CDS encoding sulfite exporter TauE/SafE family protein has protein sequence MKIEFWGQEFKANLAIGIPGAFLIAVMSSMFGFGGGPFMVPLMTVFMRLPMYVVVGSSLLAIFFNTLMGTFRHYGFGNFDLIFFLIMFPAAILGGFIGPRIAKRLNPIVVKRVACAGLLILALQLLGVF, from the coding sequence ATGAAAATAGAATTCTGGGGACAGGAATTTAAGGCAAATCTTGCAATTGGTATTCCAGGTGCATTTTTGATTGCTGTAATGTCATCCATGTTTGGATTTGGTGGTGGTCCCTTTATGGTGCCACTTATGACAGTTTTCATGAGACTTCCCATGTATGTTGTTGTAGGTAGCTCACTTCTTGCCATATTTTTCAATACTCTTATGGGAACTTTCAGACACTACGGATTTGGTAATTTTGATTTGATATTTTTCCTTATAATGTTCCCTGCAGCAATTCTTGGTGGTTTCATAGGTCCCAGAATTGCAAAGAGACTTAATCCAATAGTAGTTAAAAGAGTTGCCTGCGCAGGACTGTTGATTCTTGCTTTACAACTGCTTGGTGTATTTTAA
- a CDS encoding sulfite exporter TauE/SafE family protein, which yields MKRFFTLFTILAVLLSFSIAYSQNPAETKQPAKPAESKPGEAMQESKPAEGITVQVDKTQLSGGGKITITGKAPAGKDVYIEVWSEKTVRAARLDADPDPKTGKRPYIFYMTDEMPGFYKLIIPEKYKSVLEDAKKEGKKWSVSKVIKDAGADAVYGYPAKIKIDRYQTSLWASIIGSRGTKLEPMDEKENKRRSMQLLKAKFRSVGAIFSSNLKIEEDGSFKATVEIPSNAAPGKYFVVAKVDKDIKSEPIVVENSVTFPNVYLPNAGRTVNVLWPFLLTAAITTFGVLMGAGGGFILNPILVMLGLPHTVVAGTVMPTVLFSQASGIYNYSKIKFINWKLGITLGIAMLVGGFIGPKLTELITLEQYKFLFGWVLIILAALMFWQTTPKYLEKNKKEQAILKEFKRRAEEAAKKKQEGGK from the coding sequence ATGAAACGATTTTTTACACTTTTCACAATTTTAGCTGTTCTTCTATCTTTCTCAATTGCTTACTCACAGAATCCTGCAGAAACAAAACAGCCGGCAAAACCAGCTGAAAGCAAGCCTGGAGAGGCTATGCAGGAGAGTAAACCCGCAGAGGGAATAACAGTTCAGGTTGATAAAACTCAACTTTCAGGTGGGGGCAAGATAACCATCACAGGTAAAGCACCGGCAGGAAAGGATGTTTACATTGAAGTATGGTCTGAAAAAACAGTAAGAGCTGCAAGACTTGATGCAGACCCTGACCCAAAAACAGGAAAGAGACCCTATATCTTTTACATGACCGATGAAATGCCTGGATTTTACAAACTAATAATTCCAGAAAAATACAAATCAGTGCTTGAAGACGCAAAAAAAGAAGGGAAAAAATGGAGTGTTTCTAAGGTTATTAAGGATGCAGGTGCAGATGCAGTTTATGGATATCCTGCAAAGATAAAGATTGACAGATACCAGACTTCTCTCTGGGCGAGCATAATTGGTTCAAGAGGAACAAAACTTGAGCCAATGGATGAAAAGGAAAACAAGCGCAGATCCATGCAATTGCTAAAAGCAAAATTCAGAAGTGTTGGAGCCATATTTTCATCCAATCTTAAAATTGAAGAAGACGGTAGTTTTAAGGCAACAGTTGAAATTCCATCCAATGCAGCTCCTGGAAAATACTTTGTAGTTGCAAAAGTTGACAAAGACATAAAGAGTGAACCCATAGTTGTTGAAAACTCAGTTACATTCCCTAATGTCTATTTACCAAATGCTGGTAGAACTGTGAATGTATTATGGCCATTTCTCCTTACAGCAGCCATAACAACTTTTGGTGTATTGATGGGTGCAGGTGGTGGTTTTATTCTTAATCCAATACTTGTAATGCTTGGACTTCCCCATACTGTCGTGGCAGGAACAGTTATGCCAACAGTCCTTTTCTCTCAGGCTTCTGGAATATACAACTACTCGAAAATCAAGTTTATAAACTGGAAACTTGGTATAACTCTCGGCATAGCCATGCTTGTCGGTGGATTTATTGGACCAAAACTTACTGAGCTTATTACCCTTGAGCAATACAAATTTTTATTTGGCTGGGTTTTGATAATACTTGCAGCTTTGATGTTCTGGCAGACAACACCTAAGTACCTTGAGAAAAATAAGAAAGAACAGGCAATACTCAAAGAGTTTAAGAGAAGAGCTGAAGAAGCAGCAAAGAAAAAACAGGAAGGAGGTAAATAA
- a CDS encoding universal stress protein → MERILVCFDGSDWSKRALEKAIEIAQKFGSHITVLSVVPKVCFLEIGVDCATVEGIFKAEFEGNLKRAQQILEEKGVKGETVILEGIPADVIVDFATNFDLIVMGSKGKDATERTLFGSVTQKVAANATKSVLIVR, encoded by the coding sequence ATGGAAAGAATTTTAGTATGTTTTGACGGTTCTGATTGGTCAAAGAGAGCTCTTGAGAAAGCGATAGAGATTGCTCAGAAATTTGGCTCTCATATTACGGTTCTTTCAGTTGTCCCAAAGGTTTGTTTTCTTGAAATAGGAGTTGACTGTGCAACTGTTGAGGGCATTTTTAAGGCAGAATTTGAAGGCAACCTCAAAAGGGCACAGCAAATTCTTGAAGAAAAGGGGGTGAAAGGAGAGACAGTTATTTTAGAAGGTATTCCAGCTGATGTTATAGTTGACTTTGCGACGAATTTTGACTTAATTGTCATGGGATCAAAAGGAAAGGATGCTACAGAGAGAACGCTATTCGGAAGCGTTACTCAAAAGGTAGCTGCCAATGCTACAAAATCAGTTTTAATAGTAAGATAA
- a CDS encoding DUF512 domain-containing protein, with translation MAKSGVKIEHVHTSTPAYKAGLKEGDIILSINRHSIKDVLDLMFYTDEDFLKITVEREGKKISFNIKKKAQPLGIEVEPFRVKRCVNKCLFCFVEQLPKGLRKSLYVKDEDYRASFLYGNYITLTNLTQKDYERIKKLRLSPLYISVHATDPEIRNTLLQNFEAPPIMMELKKLARMKIRMHTQVVLCPGFNDGKVLERTILELHKLYPYVSSIAIVPVGLTKYHKNGLTPVTKNKAEEVIGVVEKFQKRFRKKHGISFVYLADEFYIKAKMSFPPINIYDDFPQIENGVGMVPLFMDKAKKLRIPSMKLKQRFVTFTGTSFYPYLYEFIERLKKKNIPIDVYPLKNNMFGETVTVTGLLTGEDIIRGLAQYVEPGDFLLIPDVTMKDSDGIFIDNLKMSDIEKILKIKAIKISSEPVYLLKEIKNQEKYCGQ, from the coding sequence ATGGCAAAATCAGGAGTTAAAATTGAACATGTACATACTTCAACTCCTGCCTATAAAGCAGGTTTAAAAGAAGGGGACATAATACTCTCAATAAACCGACATTCTATTAAAGATGTTCTTGATTTAATGTTCTATACTGATGAAGATTTTCTTAAGATTACAGTTGAAAGAGAAGGTAAAAAAATAAGTTTTAATATTAAAAAGAAAGCACAGCCTTTGGGAATAGAGGTAGAACCTTTCAGAGTAAAAAGATGTGTTAATAAATGTTTATTCTGCTTTGTTGAACAACTGCCGAAGGGATTAAGAAAGTCACTCTATGTTAAAGATGAAGACTATAGAGCAAGCTTTCTTTATGGTAATTATATTACATTAACAAACCTCACCCAAAAAGACTACGAAAGAATAAAAAAGTTGAGACTATCTCCTCTTTACATCTCTGTACATGCCACAGATCCTGAGATAAGAAATACTCTTTTGCAAAACTTTGAAGCACCACCTATTATGATGGAACTAAAAAAACTTGCAAGGATGAAAATCAGAATGCATACCCAGGTGGTGCTTTGTCCCGGGTTTAATGATGGAAAAGTTCTTGAGAGAACAATTTTGGAACTTCATAAGCTTTATCCCTATGTTTCTTCAATAGCAATTGTACCTGTCGGGCTTACAAAGTATCACAAAAATGGACTTACTCCTGTGACAAAAAATAAAGCTGAAGAGGTAATAGGAGTTGTTGAAAAATTTCAGAAAAGATTTAGAAAAAAACATGGAATTAGTTTTGTCTATCTTGCCGATGAATTTTATATTAAAGCTAAAATGTCTTTCCCTCCTATTAATATTTATGATGATTTCCCTCAAATTGAAAACGGAGTTGGAATGGTTCCACTATTTATGGACAAAGCAAAAAAACTTAGAATACCATCAATGAAGTTGAAACAGAGATTTGTTACTTTTACAGGAACCTCTTTCTATCCATATCTTTACGAATTCATTGAGAGGCTAAAGAAAAAAAACATTCCGATTGATGTTTATCCTTTGAAAAACAATATGTTTGGAGAGACTGTGACAGTAACAGGACTTTTAACTGGTGAAGATATAATCAGAGGGTTAGCTCAATATGTTGAACCGGGAGATTTTCTTCTTATTCCTGATGTTACAATGAAGGATTCAGATGGAATCTTTATAGATAACTTAAAAATGAGTGATATTGAAAAGATTTTAAAAATCAAAGCAATAAAAATTAGTTCAGAACCTGTGTACTTATTGAAGGAGATAAAAAATCAAGAGAAGTATTGCGGTCAATAA
- a CDS encoding CDP-alcohol phosphatidyltransferase family protein, whose protein sequence is MMVNARIITIPNILSFLRIFLVPFFILAMNSKDYSAALKIVIVAGLTDSLDGIIARKFNQISKLGVVLDPLADKFLLLSIMITFYINELAPKWFIILVFIRDALVAIGWLEIYLRKKEITKPTMLGKASNASQVIIFGYILLATNFNIPPIPQFGYFFVSFLAIVSLLQYILIRNGKIRS, encoded by the coding sequence ATGATGGTAAATGCAAGGATAATAACAATTCCGAACATATTAAGTTTTCTCCGCATATTTCTTGTCCCCTTTTTTATACTCGCAATGAATTCAAAGGACTATTCGGCTGCATTAAAAATTGTCATTGTTGCAGGTTTAACAGACAGTCTTGATGGAATTATTGCAAGAAAATTCAATCAAATATCAAAACTTGGAGTTGTTCTTGACCCTTTAGCAGACAAATTTCTTCTTTTGAGTATTATGATTACATTTTATATTAACGAGCTTGCACCAAAATGGTTTATAATATTAGTTTTCATAAGAGATGCTCTTGTAGCCATTGGTTGGTTAGAAATTTATTTAAGAAAAAAAGAGATAACAAAACCAACAATGCTTGGAAAAGCAAGTAATGCATCCCAGGTAATTATCTTTGGTTATATTCTTCTTGCAACAAACTTTAATATTCCACCTATACCTCAATTTGGATATTTCTTCGTAAGTTTTTTAGCCATTGTCTCACTATTACAATACATACTGATAAGAAATGGCAAAATCAGGAGTTAA